From Anopheles funestus chromosome 3RL, idAnoFuneDA-416_04, whole genome shotgun sequence, a single genomic window includes:
- the LOC125771092 gene encoding cuticle protein 16.5-like has protein sequence MKLFVVVSSLLAIATAAPSATLYATTYGQPALYAAAGAPLATYVAAGPAELHSQYHAQDELGQYSYGYNGGLSAKAESKSFDGITRGSYSYLDAENKLQTVAYTADALNGFRVAASNLPVAPVETRTAPEPVKDTPEVAAAKADHMAAIEEAKLRNAAAEKEDSEATIIAAAPAIAAAPAALPLPVATYTAAAPASFAYSTHSIAQPIAAYTTYAAAPAPAAIELKAPASFAYSTYTQSAPLAYTQYAAAPYAALPAYAQYAYPAAPATSFTFAARAQPVDIAAELPEPVQDTPEVAKAKEEHLKAVAEAKARSLQ, from the coding sequence ATGAAGCTGTTCGTCGTAGTATCGTCCCTGCTGGCCATTGCCACCGCTGCTCCATCAGCCACGCTGTACGCAACAACGTACGGCCAACCGGCCCTGTACGCTGCCGCTGGAGCACCACTGGCCACGTATGTTGCGGCTGGACCGGCTGAACTGCACAGCCAGTACCACGCCCAGGACGAACTCGGCCAATATTCGTATGGATACAACGGAGGACTGTCGGCCAAGGCGGAGTCAAAGTCGTTCGATGGTATCACCCGCGGTTCGTACAGCTATCTGGATGCGGAGAACAAACTGCAAACCGTCGCATACACTGCTGACGCGCTGAACGGATTCCGGGTGGCTGCTTCCAACCTGCCGGTGGCTCCGGTTGAAACACGCACCGCACCCGAACCGGTCAAGGACACGCCCGAGGTCGCCGCTGCTAAGGCCGACCATATGGCCGCCATCGAGGAGGCTAAGCTGCGCAACGCCGCCGCCGAGAAGGAAGATTCCGAGGCCACCATCATTGCTGCCGCTCCGGCCATTGCTGCTGCGCCTGCCGCTCTGCCACTCCCGGTCGCCACGTACACCGCCGCCGCCCCTGCCTCGTTCGCTTACTCGACCCACTCGATCGCGCAACCGATCGCGGCCTATACCACCTATGCCGCCGCCCCAGCCCCGGCTGCCATCGAACTGAAGGCTCCCGCCTCCTTCGCGTACTCGACCTACACCCAGTCGGCGCCACTTGCTTACACCCAGTACGCTGCTGCCCCTTACGCCGCCCTGCCGGCATACGCCCAGTACGCTTACCCAGCTGCTCCGGCCACCTCGTTCACTTTCGCCGCTCGCGCGCAGCCCGTTGACATTGCTGCCGAACTGCCCGAGCCGGTTCAGGATACGCCCGAGGTCGCCAAGGCCAAGGAAGAGCATCTGAAGGCCGTCGCCGAAGCTAAGGCGCGCAGCCTACAGTAA